The following proteins come from a genomic window of Polaribacter dokdonensis:
- a CDS encoding TlpA family protein disulfide reductase, giving the protein MKNPIPLIIKLFIILFLVSCKKASTSTTNLVLENKDSTQHLETIITGKSDDPQAFKYLNFLYLDVPKKKLKSKNFKVLNHPDSIFFKTEDLLESQYIEILAFGMKKVYELPIFISPGDSINIIIKNGELSVAGTNKNHYKLYKDISLNEYPIFRNDLLQYKNKCWEVFQKRDSLFEYFILKNPEVSEDFIEKTRTRILFEYYSRILHLTIDKSGRVKELDASHFEQVSKGYGIETSLKFSESYFGNLSFQLLNNPKVLKNKNYLGILRSYVHLNQNLTDSYSPSQFLIEKEIFLNKFSNKAQEGGLANTILKYIEVSPFRNSSNIKEAIKEFKVLFPNSNYLIKIDEAAKNIELLNKLPPKEVLDEKLITIKGDTITFSDMLIQTGEKIRVIDFWASWCGPCIYDIKKGGKNKGLFAENYFLDWVYISIDTDLEKWKQKTLELKKFGTLNNQYLLLDTINSELKKKFEINSIPRYIIFNKNGYLVNDKAPKPTEYNSFIGALNDINNN; this is encoded by the coding sequence ATGAAAAATCCAATTCCTCTTATTATTAAACTCTTTATAATATTATTTTTAGTCAGCTGTAAAAAAGCGAGTACAAGCACGACTAATTTGGTTTTAGAAAACAAAGACTCTACTCAACATTTAGAAACTATAATTACGGGTAAATCAGATGACCCACAAGCATTTAAATATTTAAATTTTCTTTATTTAGATGTTCCTAAAAAAAAACTAAAATCAAAAAACTTTAAAGTACTCAATCACCCAGATTCCATTTTTTTTAAAACCGAAGATTTACTTGAATCTCAATACATTGAAATCCTTGCGTTTGGAATGAAAAAAGTTTATGAACTTCCTATTTTTATTAGTCCTGGAGACAGTATAAATATTATAATAAAAAATGGAGAGTTATCTGTAGCTGGAACTAATAAAAATCATTATAAACTCTACAAAGACATTTCTTTAAATGAATATCCAATATTTAGAAATGACTTATTACAATACAAAAATAAATGTTGGGAAGTTTTTCAAAAAAGAGACAGTTTGTTTGAATACTTCATATTAAAAAACCCTGAAGTTAGCGAAGATTTTATTGAAAAAACCCGTACTAGAATTCTATTTGAATATTATTCTAGAATCCTTCATTTAACAATTGACAAATCTGGTCGTGTAAAAGAACTTGATGCAAGTCATTTTGAACAAGTATCTAAAGGATATGGAATAGAAACTTCTTTAAAATTTTCCGAATCATATTTCGGAAATCTTTCTTTTCAGTTATTGAATAATCCAAAGGTATTGAAGAATAAAAACTATTTGGGTATTCTTAGAAGTTATGTGCACTTAAATCAAAATTTAACAGACTCTTATTCACCATCCCAATTTTTAATAGAAAAGGAAATATTTTTAAATAAATTTAGCAACAAAGCACAAGAGGGAGGACTTGCCAATACTATTCTTAAATACATAGAGGTAAGCCCTTTTAGAAATAGCAGTAACATTAAAGAAGCAATTAAAGAGTTTAAAGTTCTATTCCCTAATTCAAATTATTTAATAAAAATAGATGAGGCAGCAAAAAATATTGAATTGTTAAATAAGTTGCCTCCTAAGGAGGTTCTTGATGAGAAATTAATTACAATAAAAGGAGATACCATAACATTTAGCGATATGCTTATACAAACTGGTGAAAAAATTAGAGTTATAGATTTCTGGGCAAGTTGGTGTGGACCTTGCATATATGACATTAAAAAAGGAGGAAAGAATAAAGGATTGTTTGCTGAAAACTATTTTCTAGATTGGGTATATATATCAATAGACACAGATTTAGAAAAATGGAAACAAAAAACTTTAGAATTAAAAAAATTTGGAACTTTAAATAATCAATATCTTTTGCTAGATACTATAAACTCAGAACTAAAAAAGAAATTTGAAATTAATTCTATTCCAAGGTATATTATTTTTAATAAAAATGGATATTTAGTAAATGACAAAGCTCCAAAACCTACGGAGTATAATAGTTTTATTGGTGCTTTAAATGATATTAACAATAATTAA
- the xerA gene encoding site-specific tyrosine recombinase/integron integrase, which yields MKKISTYPPITVISKKHRGKQSLCLYFDYHTPLINIVKKLPNARWSKQLACWHLPFTEENYLLIKEKLVKITNVKFDQFTPTTTLKIKLKEKERSLLNGFYTYLKGKRYSASTLKTYTYLVADFILYHQKETIDNVREIERYIESDFIKKNPSISTHRQLISALKHFLIYTKANFELDFKSIAPRKDKKLPSVLSKEEVIRLIQVTKNLKHRVCIALLYSSGLRIGELLNLKLKDLDFERQMLKVSMGKGRKDRYVPMANSLLPMLHNYITTYTPQQYLIENDSKHIPYAATSVRSFLKRSVERAGIQKAVTPHTLRHSYATHLLESGTDIRYIQALLGHSKPETTMVYTHVQSDAVKKINNPLDLIVAQYKNSQKSTTFISDNNDKNTSISGK from the coding sequence TTACAGTAATCTCTAAAAAACATAGAGGTAAACAAAGCCTTTGTTTATATTTTGATTATCATACTCCTTTAATAAACATTGTAAAAAAATTACCTAATGCAAGATGGAGTAAACAGCTAGCTTGTTGGCATTTACCTTTTACGGAAGAAAACTATCTACTAATTAAAGAAAAGTTAGTTAAAATTACCAATGTTAAATTTGATCAGTTTACCCCTACTACCACTTTAAAAATTAAATTAAAAGAAAAAGAAAGAAGCTTATTAAATGGATTTTACACTTACTTAAAAGGAAAGCGTTATAGTGCTAGTACTTTAAAAACTTATACCTATTTAGTGGCAGATTTTATACTCTATCATCAAAAAGAAACGATAGATAATGTTAGAGAAATTGAACGATATATAGAGAGTGATTTTATTAAAAAGAATCCATCTATTAGCACTCATAGACAATTGATAAGTGCTTTAAAACATTTTTTAATATATACTAAAGCTAATTTTGAATTAGATTTTAAAAGTATTGCACCAAGAAAGGATAAAAAATTACCTAGTGTATTGTCTAAAGAAGAAGTGATTCGTTTAATACAGGTCACAAAAAACTTAAAGCACCGTGTTTGTATTGCTTTATTGTATTCATCTGGTTTACGTATTGGAGAACTTTTAAATCTAAAACTTAAAGATTTAGATTTTGAAAGGCAGATGTTAAAAGTAAGTATGGGTAAAGGAAGAAAAGACAGGTATGTACCCATGGCAAATAGTTTATTACCTATGTTGCATAATTATATAACCACATATACTCCACAACAGTATTTAATAGAAAATGATAGCAAGCATATACCTTATGCAGCAACATCAGTTCGAAGTTTTTTAAAAAGAAGTGTAGAAAGAGCAGGTATACAAAAGGCGGTTACACCACATACATTAAGACATAGTTATGCCACACATTTATTAGAGAGTGGTACAGATATAAGATACATACAAGCCTTATTGGGGCATAGTAAACCAGAAACAACAATGGTATATACTCATGTGCAGAGTGATGCTGTAAAAAAGATAAATAACCCATTAGATTTAATTGTAGCTCAATATAAAAATTCACAAAAAAGTACTACATTTATTTCTGATAACAACGATAAAAATACGTCGATATCCGGAAAATAA